From Brassica rapa cultivar Chiifu-401-42 chromosome A06, CAAS_Brap_v3.01, whole genome shotgun sequence:
aaataggttggtccatctaaatatataataaattttttattaaaccataataaatacattattaatgtgcttcattattttcttaaataagattacggaattgcctaatgtggctaaagtatatatgacaattaatgattttgaataataaagatttgataaaaataagtgtgtattataatatatatatttgtttaattttaagctattaaaataaattaaacaatcatagtaaccatataataaaaattaaaaaaaattatatatattatattttgaatttttaaaaacgagtataaattactaaaactgttaaaaaaatttattatgacatgatacaaataattaaaaaataatataagttgaaagtctcatttaataagtatcaaaaataaaatatatataaatatatgtatcattttaaattaaactatatgcaatataaaaatacataaatatcttaattttgaaatttactttgaacattttttgttaaaaattttgaaaaaatattgacaacttaatttttttaaatattataaattacttaaaccattaatccctcagtgaaaattttgttatcactaatttagacattgctataacagatacaaatgacaaaaaaataagcaaaaaacatcatttaataaatattaatattaaaatataccatatatatgttactatcatttaaatttaattatatatcttatcaaataaaaaaaatattttttagatttataaaatttatttatatgttcgcaccaatttaattatataattagtagataataactttttaattatttaatatatatttattattttataatatgttataaacatataatatataaaataatttatatatataatgttcattccgcgcaaggcgcgggtcttaacctagtttatataaaaaaaaaaggtgtttaAGGTTTCTTAACAAACTGGGTCTAGTTCATTGTCTTAAGAGGATGTAAATCTACCTCCAACACCGACCCGTTTCTTGACCCGCCAACTCCCAACACCGAAAGGATCCACATTTCCTTCTCTTTCATCATCTAGCTAGGGCTCCGGTATTCTCCTCGTACCCAGAACTCAAATTCGTTAAAGCTCGAGTCCTCACCGATGGTTTGCTCATGTCTTTCTTGTTCCACTAAGGTTTCCTCCCCTGCCAACCGTGGTGATTGTACAACTGGTCGCCGCCGATCTCGCCTTATCGAACACTTGGTCTCCTAAATCGTTGAAGGAAGCGAAAGAGGAACGCAGCCATTGTCGTTATCTGGTGGCAGTTCCGTCATTTCTTGAGAGGTTTCCTGTTTCACTTTTTATCagacatacacatacatgtggtTCTGCGACTGTGGAGCTACTCGAGAGAATGAAAGGTCAAAATCTTTTTTGTTTAGGTTTTATCTTGGAGAAGTCGGAAGAAGTGGGATGTGAAAGCAAGAGATTCGTCATCAGTAGAATCGAAAAAGGAAGgtgagagagggagagagagagggagagagagagggagagagagagagagagctgttCACTTCCTGACACGTGTACGCTCCTGCACAAATTAGCAGTTTATTGACAAAACCTGCTTAAGTTCTGTTTAGTTCCATTTTTAATCCcgaataaatatttaaaagaattaGCTATTGAATAGGCTCTCAAAGACAAACCGAATAAATGAAGCTTATGGTCTTTACTCCAGAGATCTCCATGAAAGGTGTGGAGTAGAGCTCAACTGCTTACTACACACTTTTACGTGGATCATGCAATGCAGGTCTCTCCAGGATAGCTCTGCAGCTAGGAGGGAAACTGGTTATGGATAGTAGAACTCCAACTCGGGATGGGATGACGAGGAATATGAGAATATTAGCGTATTGAAAATTAGGCGCTATTCTACTTTTAAATATGGAACTAACCGAAGGTCTGATACTGAAACAATTTGATGAAATTTCTGCTATTCTACTTTTAGGCGTTATTTCCAAATTAACACAAATATTAAAtgcaaataaagaaaacaaaagaacattATAACATTTGCTTATGTATTAAAATTAGACATGGACCTCTAGCTTCCAGTTCTATCTCACATTAACCGATCTCTGGTGAAGAAAACTTCGATAAACAGGATATCAATCCCTAACCTCTAAGAGATTACCCAGAAAGATCTGACCTCGATGGTCTTGAACTCCATATAATAACTATATTGCAGAGGGATGTACTTGATTTTGAATCCATCGTCGGCCTGTTTTGTGCTTTAGTGTATGGtggaaaaaaaaacgatttctATATAAGCAGTTTCGTTAGTCAGCTGGTGTAATGCAAAGCTGACTATGTCCTGGACTGTGCTCCAATGGGTACATGGTCGTGCTTCTCACAAATTTCTGATGGTCCCTCGCAGGTTTTCTGAGGTCAGAGACCATTGGACGCTTGTTTTTGCTTCTCTTCTTTACTATCGAGCATGAAGCTAATGGGTCTACAGATCCTGCTCCAACTCTCCTGCACGTTGAATAAGTTTTTTCTTAGagagataatatttttttgaggCAGACTATGTGCGCAAAAGAAATAAGACGAAATTGATTACCTTAAGAGCTTCTCTGCTGCGATTCTTGCAGATCTTATTGTTTTGCGACTTGGCAGCCATTTCATGACTCGGTTTGGATCAGCTCTCATGGGCGAGTGTATTTTAATGAGCTATAAACAACAAAGAGAAGAGAACCAAGTCAAAACCAAAAGGCCTGAAGGGTCTTTTGAATATATAATAGGCCAATGCAAATCTAATTAAACGAATCAAGTGATTGTTGCCATCTGCCACATTCAAAATGTAGCAACTTGTACTGAGAATTAAGAAAACGAGAAAGGACAGACTTACACCCAAGCATTCCATCATCTGGTAGTAGGCTCTACCATGCAAAGGAGTATGTCCTTGCCGAGATTCTGAAAAATATCTAGTCCTGAAAAAATAATGCAAGAGGTTACTGTCAAACATAAACATAGTTATTAACATCTAGACAAAATAAATCTAGGTAAACTTCATACCACTCTTTATAACCTGGATCTACAGTGAAACCATACATATCCACTGAATCACAAGTCGATAGAGCAAATTCAAGAGCCTTGAGCCCGGTTCCTTTAGCTGCTGAGCCAAATGAAGCACCAAGCATCAAGTAGACAGGATTTTTTATTGGAACTTCCTACAGAAAAAGGAAGAATCCTCAAATAAGTTTGGAAGACGAGGAATAGATTTCAGATATTCAAAACCAAAGAGCTAAGAGACGAATAAGGGCAATGTACAAACCCGAATCATCTTGTTCATAATATCATGAATTGTTGTTTTTACTAGTAGTACCTCTTGCTTTTTTTCTGCACAGTCTCAAAGGATCAGAGAGAGTGTAAACTATGACACACACAAGAAAATCGAAATAGAGAAACAATGGCGGTAACCATGAAGGAATGTAAAACAAGAAAACAGTTATACCATCCAACTCCACGACTTTGTCAAGGGCTTTTGCCGACCCTCGATTAAGAAGACGGAATGTACTTTTCTCTCCCACATATTCCTTGT
This genomic window contains:
- the LOC103873513 gene encoding sialyltransferase-like protein 2 isoform X2, with the translated sequence MKILQLIFLLALTTGISVVLIYIIGVSNLYESNRLSNEDLEALQSLQNGFQKCVSANGLGLQAATGRDYCKVSINFPRDTIPKWKDPKSGELEGLSYEFDLCEAVATWEQVRNSSTILTREYIDALPNGWEDYAWRRINKGIQLNRCQNRSLCIEKLSLVLPETPPYFPRQFERCAVIGNSGDLLKTKFGKEIDTYDAVIRENGAPIQNYKEYVGEKSTFRLLNRGSAKALDKVVELDEKKQEVLLVKTTIHDIMNKMIREVPIKNPVYLMLGASFGSAAKGTGLKALEFALSTCDSVDMYGFTVDPGYKEWTRYFSESRQGHTPLHGRAYYQMMECLGLIKIHSPMRADPNRVMKWLPSRKTIRSARIAAEKLLRRVGAGSVDPLASCSIVKKRSKNKRPMVSDLRKPARDHQKFVRSTTMYPLEHSPGHSQLCITPAD
- the LOC103873513 gene encoding sialyltransferase-like protein 2 isoform X1 is translated as MKILQLIFLLALTTGISVVLIYIIGVSNLYDSVGLDESNRLSNEDLEALQSLQNGFQKCVSANGLGLQAATGRDYCKVSINFPRDTIPKWKDPKSGELEGLSYEFDLCEAVATWEQVRNSSTILTREYIDALPNGWEDYAWRRINKGIQLNRCQNRSLCIEKLSLVLPETPPYFPRQFERCAVIGNSGDLLKTKFGKEIDTYDAVIRENGAPIQNYKEYVGEKSTFRLLNRGSAKALDKVVELDEKKQEVLLVKTTIHDIMNKMIREVPIKNPVYLMLGASFGSAAKGTGLKALEFALSTCDSVDMYGFTVDPGYKEWTRYFSESRQGHTPLHGRAYYQMMECLGLIKIHSPMRADPNRVMKWLPSRKTIRSARIAAEKLLRRVGAGSVDPLASCSIVKKRSKNKRPMVSDLRKPARDHQKFVRSTTMYPLEHSPGHSQLCITPAD